The segment GAACGTCCCGCCGGGAGCGTCGGGATCGTCCATGACAAGCGCAAGCGCGCGGGCGGCGCCCGGGACGTTGCGGAACGAGAGCGGCGGCGAGACGTCGTCGCCCTGGCAGGTGTAGCGTGCCGGGATCGAGGCGCCCTCCTCGAAGGCCGAGGAAGCGACCACGATCTGCTTGGGAGCGGTGTCGACGCCCTGCATGGAGACTCCTGCGCAGCCGGCCAGCGGCAGCGCGAGCAGGACCGTGGCGGCGGCGATTGCGAACGGGACGCGCGGCGCTTTCATGCTTGCGTCCTACCCGACCGTGGCGGGCGCGCCCTCGCGCCAGCCGTGCCGGACGCCGTCGAGGTCGACGACCTCCCGCGTAAGCTTGCGGCAGGACAGGCAGCGGAAGCCCTCGAAGCCGGGACGGTCGCCGCGGTGGGCCTCCTCCGGCGTGACGACGGCTTTCTCGATTCGCACGGGCAGGAACGACGCGGTTTGCTTGCAGGACGGGCACGCGGCGCGGAAGGCGACCGCCGGCCGCGTCAGAACATCGCCTCCAGCGCCTGGTCGAGAGTGCGCGGCGCGAAGCCAAAGTGCTTCTCGACGCTGATGGTGGAGGTGACGTGGTCCGCGCGCAGGAGCTCGTCGATCTCCCCGGAGGTCACGTCGGGCTTGCGCTGCAGGAGGGCCATCGCGCCGGCGCCGAAGTTGGCAAGCGAGTGGGGAAGGTGGAACTTCGCGCGCTTGCGGCGGAGGCGCCGCATGACGGCGTCGAG is part of the Candidatus Thermoplasmatota archaeon genome and harbors:
- a CDS encoding YbhB/YbcL family Raf kinase inhibitor-like protein, translating into MKAPRVPFAIAAATVLLALPLAGCAGVSMQGVDTAPKQIVVASSAFEEGASIPARYTCQGDDVSPPLSFRNVPGAARALALVMDDPDAPGGTFTHWLAWNIPATKAAIAGDEDLSRFARLGANDFGKIGYGGPCPPSGTHRYVFKVYATRELLDLPTGASRDALLEALEGRVLARGELVGTYAKR